A single genomic interval of Juglans regia cultivar Chandler chromosome 1, Walnut 2.0, whole genome shotgun sequence harbors:
- the LOC108992664 gene encoding glycine-rich protein 5-like, with amino-acid sequence MEEELAKILGKVVGDRGGGGGGVSGGIDKGFGGGIGGGVGNGFVEGIGKGIGGGCSNVKGGGIGGGGAGFGGGRIGGGGGGGIDGVGGG; translated from the coding sequence ATGGAGGAGGAGCTGGCAAAGATATTAGGCAAAGTGGTTGGTGATAGGGGTGGCGGTGGTGGAGGAGTAAGTGGTGGGATAGACAAAGGATTCGGTGGAGGAATTGGAGGTGGGGTTGGTAATGGATTTGTTGAAGGAATAGGGAAAGGAATTGGAGGTGGTTGCAGCAATGTTAAAGGTGGCGGTattggtggtggaggtgcgggTTTTGGAGGAGGCCGCATTGGTGGTGGCGGAGGAGGAGGGATTGATGGAGTTGGAGGAGGATGA
- the LOC108992654 gene encoding probable sulfate transporter 3.5, whose protein sequence is MGTRNEPEHPVSFAPPRGFSTVLKSDLKETFFPDDPFHQFKNEKPSRCAKKAIQYFVPIFEWLPKYNLRLLRYDLLAGITITSLAIPQGISYAKLAFLPPIIGLYSSFVPPLIYAVFGNSKHIAVGTVAACSLLLQSTLSDVVSPKDDPALYIQLIFTTTFITGIFQTALGFLRLGILVDFLSHSTITGFMGGTAIIICLQQLKGFFGMHHFTTKTDVISVMHAIFENRKEWRWQSAVVGVTFLCFLQTTRYVKKKNPKLFWVSAIAPMVTVVVGCLFAYFAHAEYHGIQIVGHLKKGINPLSINLLNFNSKYLPTLIKAGITTGLIAMAEGIAIGRSFAIMNNEQVDGNKEMIAFGFMNIVGSFTSCYLTTGPFSKTAVNFNAGCKTAMSNVVMAIGMGLTLLFLAPLFSYTPLVALSAIIMSAMLGLINYEEAYHLFKVDKFDFIICMTAFFGVAFISMDVGIILSVGLSLIRALVYMARPATCKLGKVASSSVYRDIEQYPDSTNIEGILLLQLGSPIYFANSTYIRERILRWIREEQAVSNSEGSNLENVLLDLTGVTSIDMTGIETLTEIRKTLQAYDIKMAIINPRIRVMEKMIASKFVDTIGKEYFFLSIDEAIEASRFLLRESKLQIRCNS, encoded by the exons ATGGGCACTCGTAACGAACCTGAACACCCGGTAAGCTTTGCTCCCCCTAGAGGCTTTTCCACCGTCTTGAAATCGGATCTGAAAGAAACTTTCTTCCCCGACGATCCGTTCCACcaattcaaaaatgaaaaaccctCTCGCTGTGCCAAAAAAGCCATACAATACTTCGTCCCCATCTTCGAATGGCTTCCCAAATATAATTTACGTTTACTCCGATATGATCTCCTGGCGGGCATCACCATTACTAGCCTTGCCATCCCCCAAGGAATCAGCTACGCCAAACTCGCATTCCTTCCTCCCATCATTGGCCTCT ATTCTAGCTTTGTTCCGCCTCTCATATACGCTGTTTTCGGGAACTCGAAGCATATTGCAGTGGGAACCGTAGCTGCATGCTCATTGCTCCTGCAGTCGACCCTTTCAGATGTGGTATCGCCAAAAGATGATCCGGCATTGTATATCCAGTTAATTTTTACTACAACTTTCATCACTGGTATCTTTCAGACAGCTCTAGGTTTTCTGAG GTTGGGAATTTTAGTGGATTTTTTATCGCATTCGACGATAACTGGTTTTATGGGAGGGACGGCGATAATTATCTGCCTACAACAGTTAAAGGGATTTTTCGGAATGCATCATTTCACGACTAAAACAGACGTCATATCTGTAATGCATGCAATCTTCGAGAACAGAAAGGAG TGGAGGTGGCAGAGTGCAGTAGTCGGTGTGACTTTCCTTTGTTTCCTTCAAACAACTAGATACGTG AAAAAAAAGAACCCAAAGCTATTTTGGGTGTCGGCCATAGCTCCAATGGTGACCGTTGTAGTTGGATGTTTGTTCGCTTATTTCGCTCATGCGGAGTACCATGGTATTCAAATT GTGGGACATTTGAAGAAAGGAATAAATCCTCTTTCAATCAATTTGCTAAACTTTAATTCTAAATATCTACCAACGTTAATAAAAGCGGGGATTACAACTGGCCTTATAGCTATGGCC GAAGGAATAGCAATTGGAAGAAGCTTTGCCATTATGAACAATGAACAAGTTGATGGGAATAAGGAGATGATAGCTTTTGGCTTTATGAACATTGTTGGGTCTTTCACTTCATGCTACTTGACAACTG GACCATTTTCGAAAACTGCTGTAAATTTCAATGCCGGATGTAAGACTGCCATGTCAAACGTAGTGATGGCGATCGGCATGGGGCTGACGCTGCTGTTCTTGGCTCCTCTCTTTAGTTACACCCCTCTGGTTGCTTTATCTGCCATTATAATGTCTGCCATGCTTGGACTCATCAACTATGAAGAGGCTTATCACCTCTTCAAGGTCGACAAGTTCGATTTTATCATTTGCATGACTGCCTTCTTCGGTGTTGCATTCATAAGCATGGATGTTGGCATCATTCTTTCG GTTGGACTTAGTCTAATTAGAGCACTCGTATACATGGCAAGGCCTGCCACTTGCAAGCTTGGAAAAGTTGCCAGCTCAAGTGTGTATCGTGACATTGAGCAGTATCCAGATTCAACGAACATCGAGGGCATCCTACTTCTACAACTTGGTTCCCCTATTTACTTTGCCAATTCCACCTACATCAGAGAAAG GATCTTGAGGTGGATTCGAGAGGAACAGGCTGTTTCAAATTCTGAAGGAAGTAATCTTGagaatgttttattagatttgacAG GGGTTACATCTATTGACATGACGGGCATCGAAACGCTAACTGAAATACGTAAAACCTTGCAAGCATATGACATTAAG ATGGCAATCATAAACCCAAGGATTAGGGTTATGGAGAAGATGATAGCCTCGAAATTCGTAGACACCATTGGGAAGGAGTATTTCTTCTTGTCTATAGATGAGGCAATTGAAGCATCTCGGTTTTTGCTTCGCGAGTCGAAACTGCAAATCAGATGTAACTCCTGA